The genome window AGGCGTCCTCGCGCACCAGTACCAGGATACATCCGCCCAGTCCTGCACCCAGTATCTGCGCGCCCAGCACGCCCGGCACGCGCAATGCCACGTCCACCATCCAGTCAATCTCCGGTGTGCTGCACGCATACGCCCCGGGCTGCAGCGCAAGGTCAGAAGTGGGGTTATTGCTCTCTGCACCTTCGGCAAGACGTTGTAGAGCATCGTCCGAGTAGTCCACGACAAAGGGGCGATAATCGTTGCCGTTGCTGTTCCAGCAGGCGATGCGGTCGCCATCATGAGAACAGTTCATCCAGCGTCCGAAGGTGTCCATCTGTCCGTTTTGCAGCACGTGGGCGGTCCGGCGACTGCGTTCGCACTCCGCCAGCCCAAAAATGACCACTGAACGCAGGGGATAGCGGTTCAGCTTCTCGTCGTGCGTGCTGAGGTAAGGTGTCACCTGCTCGGCGGGAAGGCGTTCCAGCAGGTGCTGGCGTTCTACCACCTCGGGCAGATGCGCGAGCAGGCGGTAGAGATCGGAGAGGGAGATTCCTAACCGCTCCGTATTCACATCCCGCAGGTGCTCGATGCGCGGGGCAAGGTGCGGGAAAAGGTGCTTGAGCCACTCTCTGCCCAGCCCGTAGCACGCCACACGATGGTTGAACTGGTCGCGCGCACCGGCGGTTTTCTTCGCCTGCTGGTGCGAATGGCACACGAGGAACCGATAGCCCTGCGGGAAAGGCACGGTGCCCACCACCCGGAAGGGGAAGAAGCTCATCGTCACCACAGCATCGCGCTGGGCGAATTTCATCGCCGCGTGGTCGCCTGCCCCCCCGCGCGTGCCCACATACCACTCCGCCTCACCACACAGGTCCACAAACTGCTCCGCAGGCAGGTGGAAGCGGTTGAGATACAGCAAAGCCTCCATCGTCGCAACCACCACGGCTGAGGAGGAGCTCAGCCCTGCGCCGATAGGCACATCGCCATCCGCGGTCAGGTTGAAACCGGGCAGCGTGTAGTCGGCAAAGTGTGCTTGCAGGCGAGCGCAGGCAGCCTTGACATACTGTGACCACTCCCCCCGTGCGGAGGCAGCAGCCTGCAGTATCGGCGCGCTGTTGACAAACTCCACCCACGCACCCGGCTGATAGCCCGGCAGCAGATCGTCCAGAGTGAACTCACGCGGAGGGAACTCGCGGGGACGCAAGTTTTGCAGATGCACCTGCCGATCGGCACGCAACCCCACCACGGTGTGTACATCGCGGTCAATGGCTATCATGTTCACGTGTCCGCCCTGGTGGTCGATGTGCCTGCCCATGATGTTCACCCTGCCGGGCGCACGAGCGATAACCACCTGCTGGTCGCCAAATCGCTGCAGATGCAGGGCGAGCAGCGAAAGCAAACGTTCGCGTTTGCGTTCCGCAATGGTTTCATTGCCCCCGTAAGTGTGACGCAGGTGGTTCATGAAGGCGTTTTCGCGCGCCTCAATGAGGCGCAACCACTGACTGACCGTGCGCGTTCCCTGCGGCAGCTCTTGCACCTGCACCCTGCGTCGGGAGAGGAGGTATTGCTCCATCGCCTGCAGTTCCTCCGGGGTGTTGAACGCCATTGCCTCTTCGGGGTAGGCAACGGGCACGGCGTGTATAACGGCTCCGCGCTGTGATAACAGCCCGACAATGTCGGTCAGATACTGCTCACCCTGCGCATTGTCGGCGGTGAGTTGTGCGAGCGCATCATAGAGCAGGGGCGCGCGGAACAGGTAGACCGACAGGTTGACCTCTGTGGCTTGCTCCACCTGTGCTATCGGTAACAGCGTGCCAGCTACCTGGATGCCCTCGGAGGCAGGGACGTCCCCGGAGGTTAGCCTCTCCCCACGCCGTATCGCCTGCCACAGGTCGCCCAGCGCACGCGCCGCCTTCTTCTCTTGCGGGAAGACGTCGAGGACTATGCGCATCGCCTCTTCAGCAGGCAGGGGGGCAGATTGCGTCTTCTGCCGAAGCGTGCGGAACACTTGCGCTCGCGCGAGATCCAACACCTCCACAATGGCACACACCTTACCTTCCGCATCGCGTACCACGCGCCCGGAGGTGGGAAAGTCCTCCACACTGCCTACCGCAAACGCGAGGTCGCTTCGGGTAGAGTAGAAGGTGTCTATCAGTCGGGCGAGGAACGCCTCTTCAATGACCTTATCGCCCGCGACGACCAGCAAGTCACCTTCATACCCCAGCGATTGGAGCAGGTCTACCGCCACGCGGGTAGCATGACCTGTGCCGAGCGGTTCGGGCTGGTGGGCATAGAGGCGTCGCCCGGGTAGGTCCTTCAGTACGCCCATAATGGCTTCCGCGCCCTGCCCGACAACCACACAATGCGTGTGAATGCCGCAGCGCACGTAGGATTCCACCGCCCGCGCAATGGCAGGCACGCCCGCGATAGGAAAGCATACTTTCGGCAGGTGGGTTGCGCCCATGCGCGTGCCCCGCCCCGCCGCCAGGATCACCGCCACTATCGGATGCGAACGGGAGATGTTCATGTCAGGCTATCTGTTCGTAGAGTTGTTATCCGCAGATTCGATGGAAACGGCTGGATTCCCTTTCGGACGGCAACGGTGGAGAGCGGAGCACCTGCCGAGCCGCTGGCTGTTTGGCGCTTGAGGTGGCGGAGTAGAAACTTTGTTCTCTCATGCACAGTGCACTCCATCGCATCCTGACCAACACAGTCAAACCGCTCACCTGTTCAATCCGAGCACGCCTGTGATAAAATAAGAACGATATCAGCAGTGAGGATGGAGGTCTGTTCATGGCGGAGTGGGAAGCCTGTATCGGCATGGAAGTGCATGCTGAGCTGTTGACCGACAGCAAGATGTTCTGTGCGTGCGCCAACGCTTTTGGCGGTGAGCCCAACACCCGTTGTTGCCCGGTATGCACGGGGATGCCCGGCTCCCTGCCAGTGATGAACCGGAAAGCGGTGGAGATGGTACTGCGCACGGCGCTCGCGCTCAACTGCGAAATCTCCATGACCTCCATCTTTCACCGCAAGAACTACTTCTATCCCGACCTGCCCAAGAACTACCAGATTTCGCAATACGGCGACACGCCCATCGGCAAACGAGGCTGGCTGGATGTGCCGGTAAACGGAAGGCTGGTGCGCGTGCATATCCGCCGTGTGCATCTGGAGGAGGACACCGGCAAGCTTTTCCACCTGCCCACCGGCGAGAGCGCGGTGGACTACAACCGCAGTGGTGTGCCGCTGATGGAGATTGTGACCGAGTTCCCGCCCGACATGCATACGGCAGAGGAAGCGCGCGCCTACCTGCAAACGCTGCGCAGTGTGCTGGTGTATCTGGGTGTATGTGATGGGCGGATGGAACAGGGCAGCCTGCGTTGCGAGCCGAACCTCTCCGTGCGCCCAAAGGGCAGCGACACCTTCGGCGTCAAAACCGAGCTGAAGAACCTCAACTCCTTCCGCGCGGTGCAGAGAGGCATCGAATACGAGATACAGAGGCATATCGCCGTGCTGGAATCGGGTGGGAAAGTGGTGCAGGAGACGCGCGGCTGGAACGACGAGCGTGGCGAAAGCTTCCCCATGCGAACCAAAGAGTACGAGCAGGACTACCGCTACTTCCCCGAACCCGACCTCGTGCCGGTGCAGTTTACGGAAGAGTGGATCGAGCAGGTGCGTGCTTTTTTGCCCGAGTTGCCTCTGGCGAAGCGACAGCGTTTCATGGAGCAGTACGCCCTTCCCGAATACGACGCCACCCTGCTGGTGGAAGACCGTGCGACCGCCGACTACTTTGAGGAAGTGGTACAGCTCGGCGCGGAGCCGAAAGCGGTGGCGAACTGGATGAACGGCGACCTCGCCCGCCTGATGAACGCGGCGGGCATCGAGGACATTCGCACCTGCAAGGTGAAACCTCAGCACCTGCGCGACCTGATTGGGCTGGTACAGAAGGGCACGATTACCGGGAGCGTCGCCAAACAGGTGCTGGAGGAGGTCTTCCAGACAGGCGCAGACCCCGCACAGGTGGTGCAGGCGAAGGGTTTAACGCAGGTAAGCGACACCGACCAGCTGGCAGCGTGGGTGCAGCAGGCGATCGCCGAGAACCCCGACGCAGCTGAGAAAGTGCGTAACGGGAAGCTGCAAACGCTGCAGTTCCTGGTGGGTCAGGTGATGAAGCTCAGTCGCGGGCGCGCTAACCCCAATGAGGTGCGCCGGCTTATCGCCGAGGCGTTGGGAGTGCAGCTGGACCCCTCTTGAGGGCGCGCGCCCCTTCGACGCAAAACGCCACCTCACTCGTAAATCACGATGCGAGGAGGCTTCCCCAGACCGTAAGGCACGAACTGGTACCGGTCGGTCCACTGGTCTG of Armatimonadota bacterium contains these proteins:
- the gatB gene encoding aspartyl/glutamyl-tRNA(Asn/Gln) amidotransferase subunit B, which translates into the protein MAEWEACIGMEVHAELLTDSKMFCACANAFGGEPNTRCCPVCTGMPGSLPVMNRKAVEMVLRTALALNCEISMTSIFHRKNYFYPDLPKNYQISQYGDTPIGKRGWLDVPVNGRLVRVHIRRVHLEEDTGKLFHLPTGESAVDYNRSGVPLMEIVTEFPPDMHTAEEARAYLQTLRSVLVYLGVCDGRMEQGSLRCEPNLSVRPKGSDTFGVKTELKNLNSFRAVQRGIEYEIQRHIAVLESGGKVVQETRGWNDERGESFPMRTKEYEQDYRYFPEPDLVPVQFTEEWIEQVRAFLPELPLAKRQRFMEQYALPEYDATLLVEDRATADYFEEVVQLGAEPKAVANWMNGDLARLMNAAGIEDIRTCKVKPQHLRDLIGLVQKGTITGSVAKQVLEEVFQTGADPAQVVQAKGLTQVSDTDQLAAWVQQAIAENPDAAEKVRNGKLQTLQFLVGQVMKLSRGRANPNEVRRLIAEALGVQLDPS